In a genomic window of Epinephelus lanceolatus isolate andai-2023 chromosome 3, ASM4190304v1, whole genome shotgun sequence:
- the c3h6orf120 gene encoding UPF0669 protein C6orf120 homolog, with translation MMLSCSTLVVALLLSQARGFLSSEEDNVPEEWVLLHVVQGHIGAGNYSYLRLNHDGRIILHMQSLKGDADLYVSDKTLRPSFDTYKLQSATCGQDVVVVPGDFTRPVGIGIYGHPSHKESEFEMRVFYDQTAPQDPFDKGSYDSEEGRKKKKSPQAAEEDFQEEESIFWTILIGLLKIILEILF, from the coding sequence ATGATGCTGAGCTGCAGCACCCTGGTCGTCGCCCTCCTGCTGTCCCAGGCCAGAGGCTTCCTGAGCTCTGAGGAAGACAACGTCCCCGAGGAGTGGGTGCTGCTTCATGTGGTTCAGGGCCACATTGGGGCCGGAAACTACAGCTACCTGCGCCTCAACCACGATGGCCGAATCATCCTGCACATGCAAAGCCTCAAGGGGGACGCGGACCTCTACGTGTCGGATAAAACCCTGCGCCCGAGCTTCGACACCTACAAGCTGCAGTCGGCCACCTGTGGCCAGGATGTGGTGGTGGTGCCAGGGGACTTCACGAGGCCTGTGGGCATCGGCATTTACGGCCACCCGTCTCACAAGGAGAGCGAGTTTGAAATGCGGGTGTTTTACGATCAGACGGCTCCTCAGGACCCATTCGATAAGGGCTCATATGATTCAGAAGAAGGACGTAAGAAAAAGAAATCCCCTCAGGCAGCAGAGGAGGACTTTCAGGAAGAGGAGTCAATCTTTTGGACAATTCTAATCGGACTTTTGAAGATTATACTtgagattttgttttga